ATCTGAACTAATGCATATGGTAATTAACTGTTAAGTTTGTAGTGGAACTTTTGTTTCTTGTTTGCAATTGAGGATCTATTTCATGATAAATCATCCTGTGGCTTGAAGTTACCTTTCTAGGTGCTTTTGATTTGTTGCATTTCAGGTCATCTGAATTGTTGCTTGCAGAAAGTGAGAATAAATAATTCCATAAATGGGAAGCTCGCTTcgactttaattaattaaaacagaTGGGTAGGGTATTTTATGGAAAAAACAAGAGATAAAGAAGTGGTTTCAAAGAATCTGAGTAAAAGTTATGGTTTTGTGCTAATTGTTTATAACATTGCAGACTTTATAGATTGGTtataaaaatttcaagaaaaataaacaagTGATATTATGTCATGTTAAAGAAAATTCAGTCCCCCTTTCCTCCAAAAGAATAAAGAAAACAAGGAAAAAAGATAAAGATTCATCCAATGAGCTTTACATCTAAAAAAGATGGACATAGTATAAGCATTTAGAGGGTTTATCTGAAATTTCCAAAGCGAGAAGTTTCTTTGTTCTTGTGAAGTTGTAAGTGGTTTATCTCTTTGGGGGCAATATCAAagcaaataaatttagaagtgCTAGTAAGATGGGGTGTGAGGGTTGGTACATTTGGTTGGATCAAGAGGCTTGCATCTTTATTGGTATAGGATTACTCTCTTAACATGGAAACTTATGTTTTGGTCCTTTCTATTTTGGAGAATATCCGTTATGAACTTCCGTGTGGGTTATAGTCACAAGTTTAGAATCTAGACACGATAGACTTTTATTTCGACCTATGTTGAAAGTCAGAAGGAAGTTTATCTTTGATAGAATTTCTTAACTAACACAGTTTTTCTCGTATATTGGTCGTATAGGATGGAATGAAATGAAATGGATAACATATTTTTCAANNNNNNNNNNNNNNNNNNNNNNNNNNNNNNNNNNNNNNNNNNNNNNNNNNNNNNNNNNNNNNNNNNNNNNNNNNNNNNNNNNNNNNNNNNNNNNNNNNNNNNNNNNNNNNNNNNNNNNNNNNNNNNNNNNNNNNNNNNNNNNNNNNNNNNNNNNNNNNNNNNNNNNNNNNNNNNNNNNNNNNNNNNNNNNNNNNNNNNNNNNNNNNNNNNNNNNNNNNNNNNNNNNNNNNNNNNNNNNNNNNNNNNNNNNNNNNNNNNNNNNNNNNNNNNNNNNNNNNNNNNNNNNNNNNNNNNNNNNNNNNNNNNNNNNNNNNNNNNNNNNNNNNNNNNNNNNNNNNNNNNNNNNNNNNNNNNNNNNNNNNNNNNNNNNNNNNNNNNNNNNNNNNNNNNNNNNNNNNNNNNNNNNNNNNNNNNNNNNNNNNNNNNNNNNNNNNNNNNNNNNNNNNNNNNNNNNNNNNNNNNNNNNNNNNNNNNNNNNNNNNNNNNNNNNNNNNNNNNNNgagccaaaatccaaaatacaccaaaaatacctaaatggtactttaaaattatgggtcttacaatttgCACGTGAGTCGTGAtatgacatatatatatacattatttgttattgtttgttatcatgTCATAACTGCTAAGTGTTGATTGTTTGTCTTcatgacataattgttaaatgttaattgttaattttggtgTGTAACCCTTTACATTAGTGTGGaaattgggctttgccctcagatgataccTAAATTCATTCTACCGACTGTCACCCTGACAACAGAAACATTGTTAGACTTCTCTGATCAGCACTAGTCGATTGCTTGGGCATACAACTCCATCTCAAGCAGGACTACATATACTGGGAGAGTAGTGATGACAAGTAAGATAGTTGGGGCAGTATTTCATGTGGGACTCACACACAAGAGAATCGACTGACCTGTACCCTCAAAGGAAGCTTCATTTAGAGGTTAGATGGAGGCCACCGTAGGTATGGTGACTCCCACCGTAGGAGCAAGGGAAGTAGTGCTTGGATCGAGGACTGGCAAGAAGGTTAAGGGTCTGATGTCAGTGAGACAGGATACTGCATAACTGTTTAGGCTGGTCGGGCACCAGGGTTTAGTTGATGGATCTACAGTACTTTGGTTGGTGCCACCCCAAGTCGAGTAAGAGATTTCACTTCTAGTGAATAATCCTCTACCGACTATCTCTGAGGTAGTGAGATGTTTTGAGATTTTCGCACCGCCAAAGCCACCTACCTCATGGATGGACCTGACTTTTGAGGAGATTGATCCCTCTATGGCTGATGAAGAGAAGGAGGTTACTTCGAGGAGAGATATTGCGTCAGAAGGAACTTGTGtggtgtgtggaggtcaccatTGTTACTGTAGTTGTTAGTGGATGATCATATTAGTTTTTGTTGTATAGCGCCttaatgtctttcttttggtggttgtactcATTTTGTTTTAGGATGACTATATATATGACATaccttgacatttgattttttgtgtgggtccatgttccatttttttgacgtgaccatgggggGATAACACTCTTGGAGCAGTACTTCTGTGCAGGTGTCTGTCGAGAATACTCCAGAGGTATGAACGATGTTTGATAGGTCTCATATTCCCagtgtattttatatttgtatactTTGTATTATTGTCCCAAAAACTCTCTTAGCTTGTTTGTAtgtatgatgtaattatttatgcCTATTTTGGTTTTGTGTTAAGACATATTACTTTATTAAgttgttttagaaaaaatacactcacgctataaaaatcggggtgttacagagttcaaagagagaaatacttgttcgaatgagaagcaactcaaaatttcattttctaagtgtttttattAGAGTTTGATAGACATTGTTATAATTAGCTTGTTAGAAGGAACTACTCAAGTTCTAAACCTTTGTATTATAACCCGTTAGTGGTGTTAGTATGCCTTTAACAATTTGAGGTTGTCATATTATGTGGAGAAGGCTTGGGTTGGTAGAGTCAATGTGTGTGTTCCTCAAAGGTCTAGGGTTTTCACGttgtttgagaagactgactttGAGGGTcatgtgctttgtaattcaagttgttgaattagtgggTTATATCCTTCTGAGTgaagggactagatgtagccaagttagtggtgagcCACAATAGATTACTTGTGTCATTTTATCCATGCACtccttagttttttttattgtttctactcaaagtaaatcatcaagtttGAACTAGTTTAATCAAAGAAtgaaaaaagttatcaacttagtcaaacacaatttaaCCCCTCATTCCCAACGTTTGAGGAGGATCGTTAGACCCGTGTTGGCCTGACTTCTTTGATGTTAAAGTTAACAGTTGTTCCATATTGTTGAGACTTTTGCCATAACGCAAGTGCATTTGTCAGTTGTAATTGTGTCCTTGTGAACTTAACTTGTCAATGGTCGCTACCGTAGTGGCCCATCGGGTATGCCAAATTTGTGACACCTTAAACTCAAAtactttaataataaaaaatttaaaatacgttGCATATGCAAAATTGAAGCGGAGAGAAAATCacttaaataagaaaataaaacttgtttctactcaaaataatattatattctcttattataacaataaaatagaataactactctttttcaaaaaaatacatCATTAACATTGTAGTCAAAAGACATAATTCATTTCTAGATATTACTTCATtgtcaataattttataaaaatatatttcagcTCAAGACTCGATAAAATACAATAGAAGACTTCCTAttgatatcacctatcagagcatgGATTACCAACTAACAACCTAAAATTCATTTTTGCAAACGcgcaaacacaaacaacaaagggTGTATGAGTTTCAAAATCAAGTTGATAGTATACTATAAGTAAAGAGAACACACAAGTAATCAACACATAGTCGTATCAAATACATCACGATAtatcaaaacattcaaatatataatatcaatattataatCACAACACAATAATCACACGACATTGCactgttatgcatgctcctaaaaaCTATATGGGTGagataaatatatcataaagaCAATTTCCGCGATGCATATGCCATGACATGATGATGcattatcaaaatcaaatattctcACACAATCCACTAAGATGCATATGACATGACTTTGATGatatattatcaaaatcaaatattctcACACAGTCCACTAAGATCATGTCATATGCTTCAAAAATCACTTATACAAAATCATCATCTCATTCAAAAATCACTAAGATCATAAATCACATGTTCTTAtcatgaaaatcatatattcataaaaatcaaaactttcacTTCACATAtcatgaaaatcatatattaacACACAACTATCACAAACATCAAAACTTTCACCATATATATcatgaaaattatatatttataaataactatCACAAAGATGAAATATTTAACCACACGTATCATGAGAACCATATATTCATAAACATGTATCATAAACATCAAGACTTTCATCTCATAcatcataaatatttaaactttcataaccatacatttaaaaattcaaactttctcACGTATATCATAAAAGTTCAAACTTTCAacatatataacataaaaacttaaattttcttCTCATATATCACACATTTACATAATTTAAATCACACAACACcttataaaagtttttaattcatattttaatcctaCAAGCCTcaaattttcatattaattCAACTATTACTAAATAGAGCTATTGTCGTGCGTAGCGAGCACCTAAATGAAAtatgggaaatacggttttgtCATTTatctcacattataatatactcatgaattcaaatgtcCTCTCACCCCTTATCTTATTTCGACGTTTTCACATGCAAATCTGAGTCCACAAGCAAAAATTATGCTCATTTGACTCCTTGTCCTCTAATTGATTCAACTTGATAATTTATGGATAAATGTCAAAagtaaaatatgataatttatttaaaatggtcaattttaaaattgagtcaAGAAAACTTACcccaaatcaaaataataatcagTGGATAATTTAGTTACTATTCACACAGCCGTTTTGACATTGGTATCTCTCAAATTTAACTTATGATGAAGAAAAATtgtacaaaattataaatttcataaaCGATGAAatcgaatattttaaaaagaaagtgAGATGACTAGAATTCTGAAAAATGGTCTTAAGATAAACAACTTGTTAAATTTGGGCAAGAGCAGATTTTCTACACAGCTATCAATTACCGAAACAGATTTTCTCTACCGGTAACTGTTTCTCTCTTGCCGTTCTTATTACtagttaataataattaatttacttcACTTAATCACACATGGACCTAACTTATTAaaatccattttatttttttacctcATTCTTTCTAACACAAACTCCAACTAATTATACActcactcattttatttttactcgctcataactaatatataatctttaaaatacttctatgaaaatattttcaatcatagaaaataatttatattaaccactaaataaaataaatgcatATAAAATAGGTACACCATATCACAAGAATACATATAAAGAAATTAAGTGTAatattacaaatatttctaaatcaatattttacaaaataaagtaGTTAAAGTAATGcccttttaaaaatatattaaaaatacttaaaaCTCTATACTCAAAATAATcactaaaattattaaaatgttattttttttaaaatagttacattgaaatattatcatatttatagcatagtcaaaataataaaataattaaagtaatgcccttttaaaaatatattcaaaataccTAAAACTCCTCAAAATAATcactaaaattattaaaatgttatttttttaaatagttacaTTGAAATACTATCATATTTATAACatagtcaaaatgataaaataattaaaaataacattaacaatTTATACTAATTACCAAATTGCAATAAATATGTATGAAATGAATATGCCATACAAAGtatataaaatacttaaatgcattttttctctctattttttcaaaaagaaacttttaatcctcctatttttaaaatcagttttttggtcccacattaattaattattgatactTTTTTGGTTCTCACCGTATTTTATTACCTAACACTATGAAACACTTATGTTGCATTTGTGctttagataaattaattttcatatcattattattgtaattaattatattatttaatttatttatatattaaaatattaaatattaaataaataaagttttaaatattttaaaattttatattattgttgaataaaattaataaattttaaatattttatttcaatatttaatattttaatatataaataaaataaaataaatgcattaaatttaaatatttaaaatgaaattttaattattttatataaatattttagaattttaaattattaaaaaatttaaataaaataaataaattttacatattttattatttaaatatgttacagtttaaatataaattttgaaaaagttaataataaaattaattgattttaatattttaatatataaataaagttaattacattaaataaataattacataaaaaatgtttatccaactacaaatgttatcaaaaatttggaaacaaaaaaaaattctaaaatttacttaataggtggaacaaaaaaataaattttagaaatgagagaactaaaaattcattttgCGCAAAATAGAGGAACCAAAATGAATTTAAgcctataataaaataaaagaaatcaatcataatattactaatattttaaaataattatctataccgtaaataattaaaatagaaaataggcataaataattaaaatataactatgcaAACATTATCATTTAGTCTAACACACACGAAAATATTACCACAAATATTTAATGCATATCTACACgtaaaattatctaaaatattattctctaaaataatcGCACTAAAATaccattatttttagaaaaataaataaaataattaaatataatatttataatctatatactcattaaatcaaatatgtatataattatCAAACTATAAGAAACTAACCTATCAAACCATTaaagaaatcaaatataaattaataaaatagtttattataaaattttcgaTGTTACGTTGGAAAAAAGACATAGTCAAAAAAATGGTTAAAATTAAGTATGATATGAATTTTTAACTTGATAAACTAGATGCATAAAgtaaaacaaactaaatgataagaaaaaaaataacgtaaaaattttgtttaattgaTTATATGTGATAatcttatttgattatttttaaataatatattagttttttttactgTTCACTAACTTTGGATATAAATattcctaaaaaaatataaatatttgttaaaaaaaaacgtCTAAATGACActtaaactattaatttaattaattttaataaatattatatataaataaattaaacttttttttattaataagaaTTGTTTTTGGTTATTCAGTATAAATTGTAAAAAGAAATCTTGAACATAGTactaacaaacaaacaaacaagaaCAGAAACACCATTCCACCTCGGCATATAAATCGAGACCTCAACGAAAACCTCTCTGTTTTCTCTACTCTTCACtcccaaaaaagaaaaacttctCCCCTTTCAACATGTCCGGTTACCCAAATCAACCTCCTAATTACGGTTACGGCTACAGCGCACCCCCACCATCCCAACCCTACGGTGCACCGCCACCATCTCACTCCCACGGCGCTCCTCCCCCATCTCAGTCCTACGGTGCGCCTCCCTCACAATCCCACGGCGCACATGCACCACCCCAGTCCTATGGCGCACCTCCACCATCTCAGCCCTACGGCGCGCCTCCATCCGGTCAGTCATATTCCGCCAGCTCCTACGGGCAACCCTCCGCTCCTTACGCCGCCCCTTATCAAAAACCCCCCAAGGACGAATCCCACTCCAGTGGCAGCGGTGCCTACCCACCGCCGGCATACGGGAGCCCTTTCGCGGCGCTTGTACCGTCGACATTCCCTCCTGGAACCGATCCCAGTATCGTTTCATGCTTCCAGGTGGCGGATCAGGATGGAAGCGGTTTAATTGATGATAAGGAATTGCAGAGGGCTCTGTCTTCTTACAATCAGAGCTTCAGCTTGAGAACTGTACACCTCCTCATGTATCACTTCACCAACACCAGTGTCAAGAAGATAGGTACTCTCTCTAAAACGATTTGTACTTCATTTCTATGTATTCAAAATTCCAAGGTAAAATTAGGTTTTTTGCTAACTTGCTCCGGGGTAATGAGGTTTCCGGGCGCATGGTGGTAAAGTGCGCCGTGCTCTTCGTCGTTACGCGCTTTCTCTTATTTTTGGTCGTacgagtttttttttttacaataaaattgtattaatttttctttaactaCTCCTACTTGTACATGCATTTTTTAAGTAGTAATTAATGACTGACACCGAGTTTACAATGCATGCCtttttcccaaaaaaaaaaatattagattgcatGCGTTTGGTTTAACTGCTCCTGAAAAGGGGAATTGGAAAACGCGTGTCGTATGCTATCAATGCAAACGCGGTGGTGACGAGACTCGTTTTTTATTTGCGTATACGCGGTGACTTGTGTGTCGTTAGCGGATCTGTCTTTTGAGAGAATCCCCACTCGGTCTCTATAGGATCCGTTGGACTAGGCGGCTTTTTAATTTTGGTGAagactttttattttaacttccACTTGGGGTTTGCCCTTTGGGGTTCGATTTCTTTTGTCAAATTGAATTTTggttaattaataaatattaggtGGCTTCTAGGGTGTCCAACAAGTCCCTGGACtactaaaaacataattaatagtCATTAAATTAATCAAGCTTACATATATCTTAGCCTCTGTTTGCCAAATGTTTGCTAAAAATTAGCTAGGTGATAATCTAATTGATAGTTTATAGTTAATAGCTGTTAAGTTAATTGAAGTGTTTggtaaaattaagtttaattagttttaaaatgttaaatgaGGGCTATCCTCATTTTGAAAATCGTGTGAGGGCTATCCATATTTTCAAATCTTTACAAACTCTGAATACTTCAACTTGCTTCAGAAAAAAACTtgtttctttataaatataaataaaaggaaGCAATGGGTGGAAAAGAAACTTGAAAAGATTATAATTCACTCTAACAAGACAAGATGACTTGTAccaaaactaaaacaaaaacacaattaaaagagaataatatGGTAATGGAATGGTGAAACAAATAAGGGAATGGCAGGAGACCTAATGGTTTGCGCTGTTGAGGGTGGTGGCTGAATTTTGGGAGGAGGTTGTGTGGTTAAAGAAACTGAATCAATAGAGATGAGAGGGGAGGGAGAAACAGGGTGGAGTGGTATCAAAAGATTGTGTGAGGGAAGATTCTCatgttctcatttttatttttaattcatctGCGTCTTtgattatcttttaaataaatctaATGTTCACCGGTGAACCACCCATTTGATGGCTCACCCTAGACtcatcaatttaattaaataatataattataaaaaggaCAAAACTTATCTTCAGTTGCATAGGTCCTGCTCTTACTGTTTTCCTCTTACAATCATACATGAATCATACATGTGTACTAAAAAtatgagatttattttaaattagttgaTTAGTTAACGTTTCCCGTTTGCAAAGTGCTGCCATTCTTTCTCCAAAGCCTACCTCGTCCATTATGAAATAGGCTTCATGAAACCATCATCCCATTGTGTATACCCACCACCATAACCAACAAGCCAAATACAGCATGCGAGCAACAAAAATGTAGAGGGAAACCACAAACAAGTTGTTAAACTAGAATCGCCACAAAGAGCAAACCTTGAGCACCCATCAGAACCCGTAATCAAAACCACACAGTCATGGCTAAATGCACATACCCCCATCTGCCGTCCCTCCAAAACTCATAAATGAACCCAAATCTCCACTGCACGTCTTTCCGCACACATCCCTATGTTGCTGATGGGTTGAAGATTTTGATTGTGGTGGTTGAGATGGGTGGTAGAGACATTGGGAGTAGGGAAGTGTTTTGTCTCACAATTATGGCGGTCACGCTAACAGTGTTAAAGTCATTTAGTTGATCTAACAAAATAATACGTGTATAATTTTAATAGGATAAAAGTAAGAACAGGACCTATGCAACTGAATATAACTTTTGTACTTAAAAAAAGATTATACATGAAAGGATGATAGTGACACcgaaaattaaatttgatttatcaaTTTGAAATATTGAGTGCACTTATATAGTCAGTTTACATACTTCTATAACTATGGAAAAAAGATTTTGATATGTTTggtttttattgaataaaattgattttgcttGTAGAATTGATTCTAACTTGAAGCTAGGATTTATAGCTTTTGAGTCTAAAAATAATCTTTACAttgaaatttattgttcaattcACTTTTACGTAAATGTATTCAAACATAAAGCAGtttacattcaactcacttataagtaaaatcaatttattgaaaatcaatttttgtcacTTGAGAACCAAacatattctaaattttttatattgattatctAACTTCTGTTGTTTTATTCTTTAGGCATTTTATTCTGCTTCCCATGATCTAATTTGCTGTTCAATTAGTGGTTGTCATCTAATATTTTTCACCAGCCTCACTGTTTGAATTTTGGACTTTGTAATGCAGGACCCAAGGAATTCACTTCTCTATTTTACAGTCTTCAAAGCTGGAGggtattttctcatttttttcaagttttccccAAGTTAATCTGAATTTTCCATTTTGTTTGTTTGGGTTCACAAAGGAGAGGGTTACAAACTCAAAATGGAGAGGGTTACAAACTCAACATTGATTTTTCCTCttgtaaaaaatgattttataaaaaatcaacatggtggttattttgaataaaaaatgacaaaggttgaaaattttatacaaaGTTTTACATCAAACATGTCATTAGAGGGAAACATGAATTACTTCTCTTCGAACTTTGTTTTAACTAAATCAATtctataaaatcaaattctttCAAAATTATAGGCAAAATATACTGCCTTTATGAAACCATGTTCTTTTAACCAAGTGGTTGTTGTTGCAGGGAATATTTGAGAGATTTGATCAGGACAGGAGTGGAAAAATCGATTCAAATGAGTTGCGAGATGCACTGTTAAGTTTAGGTTATGCTGTTTCTCCTGTGGTATTGGACTTGCTCGTCTCCAAGTTTGACAAAACTGGTGGGAAAAGCAAGGCTATTGAATATGACAATTTCATTGAGTATGGCTTTGCTACAACTCTTTCTTTTATTGGATGCAAATTTAGTTACATAATTAAAAAGGATTTCGTCTTGGCGTCTTCTTTTTCCAGAAGTACAGTatcttatcttattttattatgactaacaagagagaaaaacatTGAAACAACAATGCCTTGGACACTCTTTACTGttcaatgaaaatggaagaagtaGCAGTTAATGCAAAAACAGCTTATTGGAAAGCGATAATCATGCTTGTAAATCCTTCAATTTACCCAACCCCTTGTTGACCTCTTAGAAATTTTTTAACGATGatctgttaatttttttatttatgtattatagtAAGTTAACTTTTGTTATATAAAATGGGAGAAACCTTACtagaaataatttatgtttatcCTTGTCTGTTTTTGTGTATAATGGATTGATAAATTGATTCTCTTTCTTCGTTTGCTATTGCAGGTGTTGTCTTACTGTGAAGGTGAGCTATCCAAATaaccattttataatttcaCACCAGTTTCTATCATTAAACTTACTTCTTACTATTCTTAGAATACCGAGTATTAAATATTTGCTGCTAGTTTGTTATCAAAACTTCTGTGTGGaaaattataacattattatcACGAATAATGTTAACGGTTGGCATGTTATGGATATGTTTGTTTAACATTATCATTGGCAGCCAAATGCGACAAGAAATTAAATTTCCATTTCCAAGCTCCTATGGTTTCATGTCTGCATGATGTTTCTTGGTAGTTGAGTCGAAATCTTCGAGATTATTACAAAAGCACATGTTCCTTTTTGTGAAGTTTCTTGTGCTATTTAGTTGATACACAACATAAAcaaccaattttttattttattttatttcctagTATGTGTACCATAAATTTTGTTCAAACTTTGGGAGCTAGAAATCAAGCTTATAAAATGTTTCTTGTGGCAAGATAAAAGAACTCACTTTTGATTGTGTGTATTTGCAGGGACTAACCGACAAATTCAAGGAGAAGGATACTGGGTATACTGGCTCTGCAACATTTTCCTATGAGTCCTTTATGCTGACTGTTCTGCCATTCCTCATAGCTTAGGATAGTAATGATGCATGTAAGTCAGTTAACTATGTAGATTTCTTGGAGCTGTAATTTGGTTTGGAGATGTGTGTGGTCGAAATACTCTGGCCAGCTTTTAATATGCTCTTGTTCCTTGTGTCTAGTTTatattattaagtaaaaaacaAATCCTAAGATACTGTGTTTAAGCTTGTTGTTATAACCTTCTTCGGGTACTGTATGAGAATGAGTTTCCTTGTTCAGCCTCTCTCTATATATTAAgagtatattaataaataactaatcATAGATATTGTGGTCGTCTTTCCTTATGAAGCTTAGGAGGCTATTGGGGTACCTTTGGGTGAGGTTTTGGAGTAGAGTTTTGAGGGGTTAAAATTTAGATGACTAAGTCATTTGATCAAAATAGAAGGGATAGATTAAATCCTCACTTAGTAAACTGTCGTGCTTTTTTACAGTACTCTTAACATTTTTGTTTATGACGTTTTATTTCCCCAGCAGTTTTTCGCCAGCGTTCTTTCCCTTGCCTCAATAATCTCACACTCATTTTCTATATATCTCTATCAATTGGCCACACAATGTTCCCTTCGCTCTTCATTTGAGGGAAAGAATACCACGTTTATGGTGTATTGATTTATTTAGGACAAATAATAGACATGACTTAAGCATATGGGCTATATCTAGTGAAAGTTACATTTTTATGTCAGAGTGAGAGGAGCTTTTCTTATCCATTGAATTAAAATTGATGGTCAGGGTTAATACATCC
The genomic region above belongs to Cicer arietinum cultivar CDC Frontier isolate Library 1 chromosome 4, Cicar.CDCFrontier_v2.0, whole genome shotgun sequence and contains:
- the LOC101514574 gene encoding calcium-binding protein CBP-like yields the protein MSGYPNQPPNYGYGYSAPPPSQPYGAPPPSHSHGAPPPSQSYGAPPSQSHGAHAPPQSYGAPPPSQPYGAPPSGQSYSASSYGQPSAPYAAPYQKPPKDESHSSGSGAYPPPAYGSPFAALVPSTFPPGTDPSIVSCFQVADQDGSGLIDDKELQRALSSYNQSFSLRTVHLLMYHFTNTSVKKIGPKEFTSLFYSLQSWRGIFERFDQDRSGKIDSNELRDALLSLGYAVSPVVLDLLVSKFDKTGGKSKAIEYDNFIECCLTVKGLTDKFKEKDTGYTGSATFSYESFMLTVLPFLIA